A DNA window from uncultured Methanoregula sp. contains the following coding sequences:
- a CDS encoding class I SAM-dependent methyltransferase yields MTPGEHAGEPSGPSKMSHHQHDVFSPKNAAHLDTPLRRLIYRPDRLAERYVKPGNRILDFGCGPGFFTREFAKCVGDKGQVFSVDLQEEMLRILRGKLEPEGLISRITTHQCRPDSINLPQDLNGTFDAAFTIFVVHEVPDPEKLFREIALLLKPGGILFYTEPPFIVSGKEFRECLALAEEAGFLQAERSFFFVNRATVLRKA; encoded by the coding sequence ATGACCCCGGGTGAACACGCCGGTGAACCATCCGGCCCTTCCAAAATGTCCCACCACCAGCACGATGTTTTCTCTCCAAAGAACGCTGCGCATCTCGACACTCCCCTGCGCCGGTTAATCTACCGCCCCGACCGGCTTGCGGAACGGTACGTGAAGCCCGGCAACCGGATCCTCGATTTTGGATGCGGGCCGGGTTTTTTTACCCGCGAGTTTGCAAAGTGCGTGGGGGATAAAGGTCAGGTCTTCTCTGTGGACCTGCAGGAGGAGATGCTCCGGATCCTCCGGGGAAAACTGGAACCCGAAGGCCTCATCTCCCGTATCACGACGCACCAGTGCAGGCCGGACTCCATCAATCTTCCCCAAGATCTGAACGGGACATTTGATGCAGCCTTCACCATCTTCGTTGTCCACGAAGTGCCGGACCCGGAAAAATTGTTCCGGGAGATAGCCCTGCTGCTGAAGCCTGGCGGGATTCTCTTCTATACCGAGCCGCCATTCATAGTATCCGGCAAAGAGTTCCGGGAGTGTCTTGCGCTCGCTGAGGAAGCCGGTTTTCTGCAGGCTGAGCGGTCGTTCTTTTTTGTGAACCGGGCAACGGTACTGAGGAAAGCCTGA